The Columba livia isolate bColLiv1 breed racing homer chromosome 2, bColLiv1.pat.W.v2, whole genome shotgun sequence genome includes the window TTGACCCTGGCAGCAGCTTTGAAGTCCGTGAATTCGAGGCCATAAGCTTGATGTTCATTGCTCATGTCAGAGTGACAGAGGACGCGGCCAGAGCGTAGGAGGGGTGGGGTGTCGTCAGTGAGCTCATCCCATGGCATCCATGTAGTTTGCGGGTGCTTTGTGATGAGGGACCCCTTTCGTCACAGACCTTGCAGGCCGGTCTGGGCTTCGGAGCTGATCCAGGATTGAAATATTGCCTCTGGATGGTGTTTCATCCCAGCCTTCTTTGCTTCCATCTCACTAAGCCTTTCCTTCCACGCTTGTTGAGCTCTTTGCGTGTCTTGGTGTGTGCTTTCCTCatgagctgggtgtgcagggttcATGTGTCAAGGTTTTAGCAGGGAAGGAGCTACACAGTTGGAAGCTGGGACGAGGTTCCAGAAGTTTCCTCATGTTTAAtagacagtgtctgtgtgtagCAGATGAGCTGGCAGGGAAGAAGACCAGCCTGGCTGAAGAGAGAGTTTTGGTTGGAACTCAGGATACAAACAAGAGAAAGGTAGGAATTCTGGAAGAAGGTGCAGGGTACTCAGGCGCTTTGCAAGGATGTTGAGAGGTTATGCAGGCAGCACATTAGAATTCCCAAAGCCCATCTACATGTTGATCTGCCACtttataaaacacattaaaaatgtttctgtacaTACATGATCAGCAACAGAGCGCTAAGGAGAATTTCCCTCATTTATTTGCcgcaggaagaaaacacagagacaaaAGATGTGGAAAATGCTTAGTGCCCTcattgcctcagtctttaattgCAAAACCTGTTGTTCTCTGAAGGGATTGATGACAAAGACTTGTGATGCAGGTGAGCCAAAAGACTCTTTATTTAGGCAAGGCGCTTACACATATAGCTAGTCGCTGTTGTACACGCGTTTAACTTTCTGTGTTGATTTGCTTACGCTGGATGTAAGGGTTAGGGAATTGCTGTGAATTTTATCTACCaagactttagtaaagcctttgatactgctTCTCCCAGAGAATGTGGATGCTCCTGGCTTGGACAGCCTTAGTCTTGGATGGCTGAAAAATTAGCTGGATGACTAGACCCAAAGGTTTATGGGGACTGGAGTATAATCCAGTTGGTGGGGACTCACAAGGGGTATTCCCCACGGCTCATTCCATGGGACAGTTgtgtttaatatctttcttctaGATCTGGTTGAGggaattgagtgcaccctcagtacaTGTGCAGATGACATCAAGTTAGGCAGGAGCGTTGACCCACTTGGGACTATGAAGGCTCTACAGATGGCCCTGGACAgcctggatcaatgggctgagacCAGTTGCATGAGGTTCAGCAAGGCTaagtgtcaggtcctgcacttgatTCACCACAACCCCATGAAGGCTCCAAGCTTgtggaagagcggctggaaagctgcccagtggtcaaggacctgggggtgtgggtcgacagtggctgaacatgagccagtgtgtgtggCCGTGACGGCCACCGGCGTCTTGGCCTGTGTCAGCACTAGTGTgtccagcaggagcaggacagtgacCATCCCCTGtccttggcactggtgaggccacaccttgaatcgtgggtgcagttttgggcccttgcCAAAAAGAAAGATGTCCAGGTTCCTAAGCAATTTCATAGAAGGGGAATGGAACTTGTGAAAAGTTGGGAGCACAGGTGTGATGGAGGACCCACTTTGCGACCTGGGGGCGTATAGCCTGGAGAAAagtgaggggagaccttctggctctctgcaactacctgacaggaggttgtagTAAGGAAGggattcagtctcttttcccaagtaccAAGTGactggacaagaggaaatggccttaagttgtgccagggagtgtttagattggatattaggaaaattttcttcccagaaaagggTTGTCCACAGTGGAGGAGATGACCACCTGGAGCCCGTAGAGGACATGAcgctggagcaggtgggtgcACGCACAGGAGGTGTGACCCTGTAGGAAGCCTGTGTTGGACCACAGAATTGGCAGGACCTCTGAAACCATGAGGAAAGTCTAAAtactaaattattctgtgattttgctcCTGGTAGAGCCGGAGAGTCATGGTGGGGAAGAAGGATGGTCAAGTGTGTGTTGTCATAGGGAGGTTTTACCAGAGGCATGTTGAGGAGAGTGTTCTTGTGTCAAAGtctttctttgattctgtgacgGGCTTGTATCATGTTCTAGAAGACCCCCAGATTCTGGTCTGTTTTTGCTGGTATAGGTGGTGACATATTTCCTGGGACAGGTCTTGTTACCCTTTTCCCCCCTATCCAATTTGCTTCTTGAGCCCTGGCTTTGTTCTGGGTGGGGTTGGAAGAGCcttgagagaagaaagtaaaggGAGACGTCTCAGGCTGGGATGCAGGAGAACTTTATTGACGAAAAAGAATAGTGAAAAGGCAGGAGCACAAAGaacacagtgaaaaatataagctgcacgTAGGGCGACCATCAGCTGAGGTTGCTTCTGTGACACAGCTCTTGCCAGAGCACCAAGATCTTCGTGGCTCCTTTAGAAGAGGAGCCATGGACAGCAGGTCCACATGTCAAGAAGGGTCCAGAGGTGAATCCACGATTCATGCCGTATCTTCAAAGCGGTGGCTGGCGTATGTCAGGGTTGGTGGCGAGAGCCCTTAGCAGATGTATCCACCCCTTCTGCCGGCGAAGCCGCCCAGGCCCCCGAAGCCGTAACCAAAGCTGCCAGAGTTGATGGCAACTCCCTGAGCGCCGAGTTCGTTGCCCACGGCAGCCGATGCGGAGGATCCGACGGcggtgctctgggggtgggaggtgaggatgggtcCTGGCAGGGTGACCACCACGGCGGGAGGCTGGATGACGACgcgggagtcctggcactgcagggaacagggctcgttgcagctgttggccagcggggtggGTCCGCAGGGGTGGCAGGCGTCGTAGCAGgccatgtgtgtggtgtggagggGCCCTGGAAGGGACGAGAGGCTGTTGAGCAAGCGCAGGGGCGTGGGGGTGCGAGGAGCAGTGTTGCAGGAGGGCgagggagtggggaggctggtgtggggctgtggggagcgtggcggtggggaggcgtgagggctgctgaggctggggcagagcgtgctggaagagaggggccaggcggggcaggagaaggaggggaagggggttgaGGCTCACCTTGTTGAGCACGGAGGGAGGAGAATGCGTCAGGAGAAGTGTGTAAGGGAGAGAGGTGCTGGGCCGGCTTTTATGCTGGTCCCCGAGGGGCGGGACAGCCTTTGCGCATGGCGGCattttgcagccagcagctgtctgatgccacagcctggccaggagggagcagggtgtgttttccttcatGCAACATTCCAGTTTCTTGTTTTTGTCTTGAGGACGTGTCCGCTTGGCCCTGGTGGCATCTTTGAACTGCGAGCATTAGAGGGCAATGACTTGGTGTTGATGGCGCGTGTCCGGGCGGTCTGAGGACGCTGCGAAAGCGTAGGAGAGGTGGGGTGTCGTCAGTGAGGTCATCCCAAGGCACTCTGTGGTTTGCGGTTGCGTTACAAAGATGGGGCACCATTTCCTCTCGTTTCTGGCAGGCTGGTGTGAGTTTGGATCTGTGCTGGGTGTTAGTGCCTGTGCCTTCTATGGTGTTTGCTTGGCTTCTGCATTGCTGTACTCTTGCTAAGCTCGTGTTTAGGCCTGACTTTTCCTCTTGAGTGTTCTCTATGGGTGTTTTAGTGCTTTTTTGCATGTAAACTTGTAGCTGCATATACTTAGTTTACACGGAAAGATTTGGGTAGTGAGGGAGCTACACTAGTTGCTTCTCTGAGAAGTTTCCAGAAGCTTCCATCTTGTtcagtgtcgagggttaagattgcggggtgacaataaaaccctggcagatgtattgttaaccccctcttccccccccacttccccctttttgcccctccctctcccccctttccactaaggagaggcaattgggaggaaaagaaggacagagagaagagagctggaaaaaattaaagatgttttactaatgctactaataagaatagagaaaataatacaaaatatgcaaaagcaatcttgaaagtctcagcaactgcagagccggcacctgaagtcctggattagactctgtagccaatcggagctggattcagtctctcactaggcctcagtttgcagggacgactagcaaggtcctctcctaatgtcggccataaggaaaaaaaagggatgagatcctcgtgatctcgcacttttatatgaagtattaacgtgaatggaatgttatacacagttggtcagtttcttggtcacttgtttctcgtcgcccctctcgcgagatgtccatccgtgcttatcaataagtttgcattccattgctaggtttaccaaaacatgtgtctggttctccaggaaaatgcagttaatttgaaggctttagctgacaggcaaattcactaaaagagaaacttgtttttagcaaaaccaggacattcagTAGTGCCAGTGCCACCTGGTTTGCGTAGGGACTTTTTGCTGGCCATTTCAGAGCTAATCAGCCATGGTGGTGTTACCCCTATGAGAATTTATttaagaagaggaagaaagactgACTGTATAacttgaagaaagaaatgggaacaTATGAATGTAGAGACTCCAAggtcagagaagaaagagaggcaggaggtgccccaggcaccagagcagagattcccctgcctGCTGTGATAAATATCTTTGCACATCACAGGTTGATCCCCTTCAGGCTGTGGAGAACCTGATGCTGGAAAAGTTAGATGTGTCTTTTTTGCCCGTGACAGTAATTGCTGAGTGACCTCCTTGTCCTTGACTCAGGAGCCCTatctcatattttctttttgcatccAGTTGAGGAGagggagtgatagagcagcttggtgggcacctgccaTCCAGCCAAAGTCaacccagcccagagccccatcatgccagcagagcagggtcacagGCTTGTTCCTGCTCCTGGTCCTCAGGGCCCCAGGGAGCCTACATTGAGGGGGACAATGACCTTACAAAGGCTCTTTCTGTGAGACCTCAGAGCACAGGGACGGTTGCTTGGTGCCCCTAGGACTGGTGCTCCATGgaccctgcagcagggaggctggTGGTCCAGAGACTCCCTGCATGCGTCACTGTGGGTCTCTGCAGTGAAGAGTGGATGGTGTCCTGGGGATCTTCCTCGCCAAGGGATCAGTTGAAGACCCCACAGCAAGGTGAGACCATGCTCTTGTATGGTGTGCTTAGAAGGTGCATTGTACAGAAGGGGCCCCAAGTATTCACAGCCCTGAAAGGCTGGTCTGGTCTTTGGAGCTGTGCCAGGCATGACAGCTGCTGCCTCTATCACATTCACTGACTGCCCGCCTTGCTGCCATCTTACTAAGCCCGTCTTTAGCCCTGGCCTTTCCCCTGGACTGTGCCTTGTGGGTGTCTTGTTACCTTCTTGTTTGTGAACTTGTAGCTGGGTGTTATTGGGTTttcatggcaaggttttggtacgATAAGAGCTTCAGGTTTGTCTTCTGTGAGAAGGTACCAGAAGATTCCGCCATCTGTGGTGGGACAGTCCCCATTTGCCGAAAGATGAACCATTGGGGAAGAAGACTGGCCTGGCCTTAGCAGGGAGGTTTGGCTGGAATtcataaaaaaaagagagtttgtGCCGTTTGCAACCAAACACCAGTGACTCAGCCGGAACACAAGAATGTTGAGAGGTTAAGCAGGGGGAAAACTAGAAGCAGCAAAGCCCAACTAGAACTTCATCTGGCTACTGCTgtacaaagtaataaaaaacatttctatACATCCATTGGCAAGAGAAGGAGAGCTAAGGGGAATCTCCAAGGTTTACTGGCGGCAGTTGTCTGCACAGATAAAGTGGATGAGGAAAAAGCctaaatgccttctttaccTCAGTCTTTCATCATAAGACTAGTTGTTCTCTGGGTGCCCAGGTACCTGAGCTgcaagacagggatggggagtggCAGAAAGCCCCCAGAATCCAATGGGAAACGGCtggtgacctgctacaccagtTAGACATATACAAGATACTGGGGCCAGATGGGTTCTAGCCAGGAGCTGTGAGCGAGCTCTGGACGTGCTCCCTAAACCACTTCCCATCTTTTCTCAGCACTCCTGGCTCACCAGGGAAGTCTCAGTTGACTGTAGGTTGGCGAATGTGATGCTTATCTACAAGAAAGACTGGAACGAGGATCTAGGAAACTACAGCTCTGTCAGTTTGACCTTGGTGCCATGGAAGGTCATGGAGCTGGTCATGCTGAGTGCCATCACCTTCCATGTACAGGACAAGCAAGCAGGTGATCAGGTCCTGTCAGTATgtgtttatgaaaggcaggtcctgcctgactaacctgatctccttctgtgacaaggggACCCGCTTAGTGGATGATGGAATGGCTGTGGATTTTGTCTACCAAGAATttagtaaggcctttgacactatTTCCTCCAAAGAAagtggctgctcatggcttgcACGATCATCCTCTCCTCAGGCTAAAccactggctggatggctgagCCTGAAGAGTTGTGGAGAGTGGACTTAAAGCCAGTCGGCAGCTGGTCACAAGGGGTGTTCACCAGGGCTACCTACTTGGGgcatttctgtttaatatctttctcaatgatctggatgaggggatctaTCGGGTGTGCCCTTTTTTGCAGACTCCACTAAGTgaggtgggagtgttgatctgctggagggtaggaaggctctacagaggcccctggacaggctggatgaATGGGTCGAGACCAATTGCATgagattcaacaaggccaagttcCGGGCCCTACACTTGGGTCACcacaaccccatgaacgctaGAGGCTTgggaaagagtggctggaaagctgcctggctgtGGTTTGTGGATGCGTTGGGAAGCGGGGCCCCTTTTCCTCGCTGCCCTGGCAGCCTGATTGTGGCTTTGCAGTGTTCTCAGGCATGAGGGCTCCTGGTTGTACCATAGTCACTCCCTCCTGCCTGTCAGCTTGCTATGCCTGTCTTTAGGCCTGACCTTTCATGTTGGGTGTGCTCTGTGGGTGTGTCGGTGAGCCTGTGTCTCGGAACATTGTAGCTTACTGTGGTGGGTTTCCATGGCAAGGTTTCAGCTCCCAAGGGACTACGTGCTTGGCTTCTGTGAGGTTCCAGAAGCTTCCTGCATGTTAGATAGAGAGTCTCCATGTGCCAAAAGATGAGCCAGCGGGGAGTATGGTGGGCTGGGCTGTACAGAGAACATTAGCTGAGaatcaggaaataaaagatactttaTGAGCTTTGAAAGAAAGGGCAGGCCGCTCAGGAGGACCAAAAGGATGTTGTGAGGATATTTATCGAGAAAACTGTAAATGCCGAAGCCCATCTGGAATTTAGTCGCTTTAGTGACGTAAAAGACAATAGATACAGTTGGTTCACAGAAATTAGAATCAAAAAGCAGGCTAAACAAAATCTCCTTTCTTTAGTGGAAGTAGAGGGAAACAGTATGACAAAGGATGAGTAAAATGTCTTAGTGCCTTTTTTGCCTCAGACTTTAATTGTAAAAGGAGTAGTTTTCCAGTTACGCAGCTCCGTGGGatggaagacagggatggggaggcaAACGAAGCCCCAGGAATCTAAGGGAAATGGTTGGTGAACTGCCTCACCAGTTAGACccacacaagtctatggggcctgatgggatccACCCAAGTGTACAGAGGGAGCTGATGGAGGTggtcaccaagccactttccgTCATTTATCAGCAGTTCTGACTCACCAGGGAGGTCCCCATTGACGGGACATTGGCAAATGTGAGACTTATATAgaagaagggctggaagaagGATCCAAGGAACTACAgtcctgtcagtctgacctcagtgccagggaaggttatGGAAAAGATAAGCTGAGTGCCATCACACTGCATGCAGAGTACAAGCAGgagatcaggcccagtcagcatgtgTTTATGGAAGACAAGTTGTGCCtgactaacctgatctcctGCCACGGCAAGATGACCTGCTTAGTGCATGAGGGAATGGCTGTACAAGTTGTCTACCTGGACTTTACACCGTTTCTCCTGGGGAAAGAGACTTCTCATGGCTTATACAGGTGTACTCTTCACTGGCTAAAACACTGGCTGGATGGGTGAACCCAGAGAGTTGTGATGACTGCAGTTAAATGCAGTTGGTGTCCGCTTACAAGAggggttccccagggctcagtactggggccagttctgtttaatatctttgtccatgatctggacaaggggatGGAGTGCACTCTCAGTAcgtttgcagatgacatcaagTTGGGCAGGAGGGTTGATATGCTGGGCAGTAAGAATGCTCTAGAGAAGGATCTGGGCAGGCTGGATCGATGATAAGATGGtaattgtctgaggttcaacaaggccaagtgttgGGTTCTGCACTTGTGTCACCACCACCCCATGGAACACTAGAGGCTTGGTGGAAGACAGTTTGTAAAGCTGCCTgttggaaaaggacctgggctACTGGTGACCAGCTGGcagaacatgagccagcgtgtggccaggaaggccaacagcattctGGCCTGTTTCATCaccagtgtggccagcaggagcagggcagtgAGCATCCCCCTGTatttggtgctggtgaggctgcacctagAATCTGGCGTTCACTTTTGAGCCCGtcatgacaagaaagacctttgaggagctggagggggttcagaggagggcaacgaATCTGGTGAAgaatctggagcacaagtgggatggggagaagctgagggatctgggggtgttttgccaggagaacaggaggctgaagagagatcttctttctctgtgcaactgcctgaaaggagggtgtAGAGAGGAGGATGTTGTACTCTTCTCTCACGTAGCAAAAACTAAGAGGTGAAGAAGCTGTGCTGTTTCCTTGGAGGAGAAGGCAATGATTTTTCAgtgagagggtggtcaaacagtGGAACTAGTTGCATAGTCAGATAGTGAAACCTCCATCTTTGGGCATACTCAGCACCTCATTGGACGTTGCATGGACATCCCCATCGAGCTGACCATGCTTGAGCAGGTTGGTATGAGggagatgatctccagaggttccttgtGCACTCGATGATTCTGTTTGCTGTGATGGGCAGCGAGTGGTGCTGAGGAAGTGATTTGGACAAGTAGCTGCTGCCACGGGGAGCGTGGGTGAGAGGCCAGGGTAGAAGTGCATGACACTTTCCAAGCCTTTTTCTTGAGTAAGTGAAGGGCTTGTATGACAGCCTGGAAGGCCACCAAATGCACATGGGTGATGTTCCTGAAGACTTACTTGCTAAGAGAAGTCTTGTGGCCATTTTCCACCCACCAGCATGATGGCCCCTTGAGCCCTGTTTTGTTGCTCAGTCAGATTGGATGAACCatagcagaagaaagcaagaggaggCATCTCAGGCTGGACTGCAAGAGAACTTTATTTGGGACCAAAAAGAGTGCAAAGGTAGGAGTACCAAGTGGAAAACAGCAAGTCTGAGGTACAAAGAAAGaggtgggagaagaggagaagataTTTTGACAAGGAATGAAGGCAGCCCAGGCTGGCCCCTTCCTTGCTTCTGTGCTTGCTGCCCGGAGAAGAGGAGCAAtggacagcaggtccatgtgCCTGAAAGGGCCTAGAGGTGTGTGTCCTCAATCCATGCCGTTGCTTCCAGGGTGTGTGTGGTTGGTGTCAGGGGTGTTGGCGAGGGCCCTTAGCAGATGTAGCGGCCCCTTCTGCcaccaaagcagcccaggcctcCAAAGCCATAGCCGTTGCCGTAGCCGAAAGCGCCGGAGTTGATGGCAACTCCCTGGGCACCGAGTTCGTTGCCCACGGCAGCAGATGAGGAGGATCCGACGGcggtgctctgggggtgggaggtgaggatgggtcCTGGCAGGGTGACCACCACGGTGGAAGGCTGGATGAGGACgcgggagtcctggcactgcagggaacagggctcgttgcagctgttggccagcggggtggGTCCGCAGGGGTGGCAGGCGTCGTAGCAGgccatgtgtgtggtgtggaggaGCCCTGGAAGGGACGAGAGGCTGTTGAGCAAGCGCAGGGGCGTGGGGGTGCGAGGAGCGGTATTGCAGGAGGGCAagggagtggggaggctggtgtggggctgtggggagcgtggcggtggggaggcgtgagggctgctgaggctgggggcagagcgtgctggaagagaggggccagagaggcaggagaaggaggggaaaggggttgaggctcaccttgttgagcacggagggaggagaaggtgtcaggagaagtgtgtgagggagagaggcGCTGGGCCGGCTTTTATGCTGGTCCCGAGGGGCGGGACAGCATCTGAGCGTGGTGGAattttgcagccagcagctgtttgATGCCACAGGCTGGCCAGGAATGAGGaagctgtgttttcctttctgcaatGCTCCAATTTCTTGTTTTTGTCTTCAGGACGTGTCCACTTGGCCGTTTCGGCAGCTTTGAAGTGTGAGCAGTAGAGGCCGAAGTGTTGGCATTGATGGCGCATGTTCTGTGGGCAGAGTATGAGGCCAGAGCGTAGGAGAGGTGGGGTGTCATCATTatcaacaaaaggagggctaatgAGAATCTCCATCTTTTACTGGATGTGGGGGCAATCGCAGCgcaaaggatgaggaaaatgctttaatgctttcttcGCCTCCATCTTTCTAATAAGACCAATTATTCTCTGGATACCAAGCCTCTGATGTAGAAgacagggagcagaatgaagcccccaCAATCCAAGGGGAAGTGGTTGGAAATCTCCTGCACCAGTTGGACACTCACAAATgtatggggcctgatgggatccAGCCAAGGGTACTGAGAGAGCTGGCGGAGGCGCTCATCAAGCCACTTTACATCATTTATCTGCAGTCCTGGCTCACCAGGGAGGTCCTGCTTGGCTGGAGGTTGGAAAATGTGCTGCTTATGTAAGAAGGAGGGACATAAGGAGGATCTGAGGATctgcagacctgtcagtctgactTTGGTaccagggaaggtcatggaacagatcataTTGAGTGACATCACACTGCATGTACGGGACAACCAGGCGTTCAGGCCCAGTCAGGATGGGgtgatgaaaggcaggtcctgcttgaccaacctgatctccttctctgaaaaggtgacccacttagtggatgagaGAATGGCTGTGCATGTTGTCTACCTGGACTTtattaaagcctttgacactgatTCAACTGGAGAAagtggctgctcatggcttggacaggtgTGTCCTTCACTGGCAAAAAacctggctggatggctgggcccaaataGCTGTGGTGactggagttaaatccagttggtggctgctcacaagtggtgttccccagggctcagtgctggggccagttctgtttaatatctgtcTCCATGGTctgatgag containing:
- the LOC135578882 gene encoding feather beta keratin-like, translated to MACYDACHPCGPTPLANSCNEPCSLQCQDSRVVIQPPAVVVTLPGPILTSHPQSTAVGSSASAAVGNELGAQGVAINSGSFGYGFGGLGGFAGRRGGYIC
- the LOC135578726 gene encoding feather keratin-like codes for the protein MACYDACHPCGPTPLANSCNEPCSLQCQDSRVLIQPSTVVVTLPGPILTSHPQSTAVGSSSSAAVGNELGAQGVAINSGAFGYGNGYGFGGLGCFGGRRGRYIC